One window of the Candidatus Microbacterium colombiense genome contains the following:
- a CDS encoding small multidrug efflux protein, with translation MNLIDTFQNLVAQVPDLVQPLIVALAGAIPFIEGEGAAGIGIIGGIHPVIAAVAAIIGNFVCVAILVLASSGARQAIVNRSRATQSVTAGGAASTVDDIVPDTGHGSARKEKFQRAFERYGVPGVSLLGPLLLPTHFTATMLAAAGIGKARILFWQAVAIIGWTTVVTVIVGSAVYAVR, from the coding sequence ATGAACCTCATCGACACATTCCAGAACCTGGTCGCCCAGGTCCCGGATCTCGTGCAGCCGCTCATCGTCGCTCTCGCCGGCGCCATCCCCTTCATCGAGGGTGAAGGTGCCGCCGGTATCGGGATCATCGGCGGCATCCATCCGGTGATCGCCGCGGTGGCCGCCATCATCGGCAACTTCGTGTGCGTCGCCATCCTCGTGCTCGCGAGTTCCGGAGCGCGACAGGCGATCGTCAACCGATCCCGCGCCACGCAGTCCGTCACCGCCGGCGGCGCCGCGTCGACCGTCGATGACATCGTGCCCGACACCGGTCACGGCTCCGCCCGCAAGGAGAAGTTCCAGCGCGCCTTCGAGCGCTACGGCGTTCCGGGCGTCAGCCTGCTCGGCCCGCTGCTGCTGCCCACGCACTTCACGGCGACCATGCTCGCCGCGGCCGGCATCGGCAAGGCCCGCATCCTCTTCTGGCAGGCTGTCGCGATCATCGGGTGGACCACCGTCGTCACCGTGATCGTGGGAAGCGCGGTCTACGCGGTCCGCTGA
- a CDS encoding histidine kinase: MSSHTEPLAAAPTPGARRLSRGVTATWWYTATAVIAFELAMVAAWTGTSIAVDLRGLVALVVGGGGLLWCASTVQLLVAYRHRLDVEPGIRWTRLALPLLGAIGYGISAGAVIGSWQLAAMPIAQSIVLLNWPRGVRYRVVIAATAVLLCLAVVDSAPDIAADVPFLLPVVYTVLLPVMTVSSLWWWDVLITLDRARASEARLAATQERLRVATDVHDLQGHHLQVIALQLELAERLMPVDQVSGMEQLHAARASVDDARQGTRDLATRFRSVPLGDEIANARDLLRAAGLEVDAVIPADADEAPASALGPVIRETTTNVLRHGGGRRARLVLDRSGDGWRYMIANDTAGAGEADTVGSGLDGVRRRIDEAGGTLDVTRTDDEFVVDVTVPSRRQEER; this comes from the coding sequence GTGAGCAGCCACACCGAGCCCCTCGCCGCCGCGCCGACGCCGGGGGCGCGGCGATTGTCGCGCGGCGTGACCGCAACCTGGTGGTACACGGCGACCGCGGTGATCGCGTTCGAGCTGGCGATGGTCGCCGCGTGGACCGGCACCAGCATCGCCGTGGATCTGCGCGGTCTCGTCGCGCTCGTCGTCGGGGGCGGCGGTCTGCTCTGGTGCGCGTCCACGGTGCAGCTGCTCGTCGCCTACCGGCATCGTCTCGACGTCGAGCCCGGCATCCGTTGGACGCGCCTCGCGCTCCCGCTTCTCGGCGCGATCGGCTACGGGATCAGCGCGGGGGCCGTCATCGGAAGCTGGCAGCTCGCCGCGATGCCGATCGCGCAGTCGATCGTGCTCCTGAACTGGCCTCGCGGCGTGCGCTATCGCGTCGTCATCGCCGCGACCGCCGTACTCCTGTGTCTCGCCGTGGTCGACTCGGCTCCCGACATCGCCGCCGACGTCCCGTTCCTGCTCCCCGTCGTCTACACGGTGCTGCTGCCGGTGATGACGGTGAGCTCGCTGTGGTGGTGGGATGTACTCATCACACTCGATCGTGCACGCGCATCCGAGGCGCGGCTCGCGGCGACCCAGGAGCGCCTACGGGTCGCCACCGATGTGCACGACCTCCAGGGGCATCATCTGCAGGTGATCGCCCTGCAACTCGAGCTCGCAGAGCGACTCATGCCGGTCGATCAGGTGTCGGGAATGGAGCAACTCCACGCCGCGCGGGCGAGCGTCGACGATGCCCGGCAGGGAACACGCGATCTCGCCACACGATTCCGCTCCGTTCCCTTGGGCGATGAGATCGCCAACGCCCGTGACCTGCTGCGCGCCGCCGGGCTCGAGGTCGACGCCGTCATTCCCGCTGATGCGGATGAGGCGCCCGCGTCGGCCCTCGGTCCCGTGATCCGCGAGACGACGACCAACGTGCTCCGCCACGGAGGAGGACGCCGGGCGCGACTCGTGCTCGACCGCTCCGGCGACGGATGGCGCTACATGATCGCGAACGACACCGCCGGCGCGGGCGAGGCCGATACCGTCGGTTCGGGGCTCGACGGCGTGCGTCGCCGGATCGATGAGGCGGGCGGCACGCTCGACGTGACCCGCACCGATGACGAGTTCGTCGTCGACGTGACCGTACCGTCGCGCAGGCAGGAGGAACGATGA
- a CDS encoding response regulator transcription factor yields MIRVLLADDEAMIRSALAALLRLEDDIDVIAECADGEQAVAEALRLQPDVCLLDLEMPGLDGVQVSERLHRAIATRCIVVTRHARPGVLRRALASGVAGFLPKSRGADEVAAVIRRVAAGARYVDPEVAADALSDERSPLTDRELDVLRSGRRGETTGQIAKDLSLAPGTVRNHVSTILGKLSVATRQQAVLIAEERGWI; encoded by the coding sequence ATGATCCGGGTGCTGCTGGCGGATGACGAGGCGATGATCCGTTCGGCGCTCGCCGCGTTGCTGCGGCTGGAAGACGACATCGACGTCATCGCCGAGTGTGCGGACGGGGAACAGGCCGTCGCCGAGGCGCTTCGTCTGCAGCCCGACGTCTGCCTGCTCGACCTCGAGATGCCCGGACTCGACGGGGTGCAGGTGTCGGAGCGACTCCACCGCGCGATCGCCACGCGATGCATCGTGGTCACCCGGCACGCGCGCCCCGGTGTGCTGCGCCGTGCCCTCGCTTCGGGCGTCGCCGGCTTCCTCCCCAAGTCTCGGGGTGCGGACGAGGTCGCCGCCGTCATCCGACGGGTCGCGGCGGGTGCACGCTACGTCGACCCCGAGGTGGCCGCCGACGCGCTCAGCGATGAACGCTCTCCGCTCACGGATCGCGAGCTCGATGTGCTGCGCTCCGGCCGACGCGGTGAGACGACCGGGCAGATCGCCAAGGACCTCTCTCTGGCGCCGGGAACCGTGCGCAACCACGTCTCGACGATCCTCGGCAAGCTCTCCGTCGCCACGCGTCAGCAGGCTGTGCTGATCGCCGAGGAACGCGGCTGGATCTGA